A single region of the Buteo buteo chromosome 18, bButBut1.hap1.1, whole genome shotgun sequence genome encodes:
- the ZAR1L gene encoding protein ZAR1-like, with translation MTMEGFVYPPFSTYQSFRGSLTPSRSGDPAVKQPSWKQSKSGGISPFLGGSLTPVPSDYLDGYRRAQLQALLSQVSPGLMPRPRWANTKEVGVQVNLRADAAVQCSLGLRTLPVGRPVVPAALRVQGRLALYSPVPDHRRLFTLPEAAGPREKEDGSEMKLEEQKKAEEGSREQQEGQAEAALPSEEAAEMPREEAAAAPRQRAAFQFLEQKYGYFHCKDCKTRWESAYVWCISGSNKVYFKQHCRKCQKAFNPYQVEAIQCQTCSKTRCSCPQKKRHIDLKRPHRQELCGRCKGKRLSCDNTYSFKYIV, from the exons ATGACCATGGAGGGTTTTGTCTATCCCCCCTTCAGCACCTACCAGAGCTTCAGGGGCAGCCTCACGCCAAGCCGCAGCGGGGACCCGGCGGTGAAGCAGcccagctggaagcagagcaagAGCGGCGGCATCAGCCCCTTCCTCGGGGGGTCCCTCACCCCCGTGCCCTCTGACTACCTGGACGGCTACCGACGGGCCCAGCTCCAGGCCCTGCTCTCGCAGGTGAGCCCCGGGCTGATGCCGCGGCCGCGCTGGGCCAACACCAAGGAGGTGGGCGTGCAGGTGAACCTGCGGGCCGACGCCGCCGTGCAGTGCTCGCTGGGGCTGCGCACGCTGCCCGTCGGCCGCCCCGTTGTCCCCGCCGCCCTCCGCGTGCAAGGGCGCCTTGCCCTCTACTCGCCCGTGCCGGACCACCGTCGCCTCTTCACGCTGCCCGAGGCAGCCGGACCCCGGGAGAAGGAAGATGGCTCTGAAATGAAGCTCGAGGAGCAGAAGAAggcggaggaggggagcagagagcagcaggagggtCAGGCGGAGGCCGCTTTGCCGAGCGAGGAGGCAGCGGAGATGCCacgggaggaggcggcggcagcccccaGACAGCGGGCTGCCTTCCAG TTTTTGGAGCAGAAGTACGGCTATTTCCACTGTAAAGACTGCAAGACCAGATGGGAGAGTGCTTACGTGTGGTGCATTTCTGGAAGCAACAAG GTGTACTTCAAGCAGCACTGTCGCAAATGCCAAAAGGCCTTCAATCCCTATCAAGTGGAAGCGATCCAGTGCCAG ACCTGTTCAAAGACTCGTTGTTCCTGCCCTCAGAAGAAGAGACACATTGATCTCAAGCGACCCCATCGCCAAGAACTTTGTGGCCGCTGCAAAGGCAAGAGGCTGTCCTGTGATAACACTTACAGCTTCAAATACATTGTCTGA